The Panicum virgatum strain AP13 chromosome 5K, P.virgatum_v5, whole genome shotgun sequence genome has a window encoding:
- the LOC120710459 gene encoding probable L-type lectin-domain containing receptor kinase S.5, with translation MYTLSNTFDNLHGYLASNSRYTTFLSAGLGYYKKHPPPKLNLSEPALLIIDEQWIELWEPSGDRTTIREASFNVVFTMSIYQPNNQTTPGGGNLIFTILPRDFLLVNEPFAIAAQLYSSWDTSNPIVDTKLAGNQFTIMAGTCDQMVSIQKTLLNNDNSFDSSFNCVEIAIEPSGAVVGSRKKYSFSIDYNSLGHNMTVQVSVVDGEEGGKQSSGSKHRVNFSNIVSSQSGFFSFSSSMGQLFQLDTFNSTVDRLSDELEKIPHKKKWTTIIVLSSVLGSAAATVVTVVAVYCYFNSKYRGWKKELDQLAKSIQLLPGVPTQFSFSDIRRATNNFHETTKLGRGGFGAVYRCRLPGAKKGEALEVAVKKFSRDDNRRYEDFLAEVSVINRLRHKNIVPLVGWSYNKGEPLLIYEYMPNGSLDQHLFRSGGKQQQPNQINRWDTRYNMVKDIATGLHYVHHEYEPMVLHRDIKANNIMIDSAFQGRLGDFGLACVVPEGKKSYTDIGAPGTLGFRAPEYVQSGKATTKSDIFAFGVLILEIVTGKVAVDAQFCHLTDWVWRLHKEGRLLDAIDPQLTTEFQASDAKRLLLLGLACSNPNPSDRPTMVEAVQIITKSAPPPDVPLEKPRFVWPPEGLSLSSDYSTELSSLGSSLTVRIEMTAGHGSSENGGNSLHHRPITPMAGPSQELFSIYHTAE, from the exons ATGTACACATTGAGCAATACCTTCGACAACCTTCATGGCTACCTGGCTTCAAACTCAAGATATACGACGTTTCTATCAGCTGGTCTCGGGTATTACAAGAAACATCCTCCACCGAAGCTGAACTTATCTGAACCGGCGCTGCTTATCATTGATGAGCAATGGATCGAGTTGTGGGAACCAAGCGGCGATCGGACGACGATCCGCGAGGCATCCTTCAACGTCGTATTCACCATGAGCATCTACCAACCAAACAACCAGACGACGCCAGGTGGTGGTAATCTGATCTTCACCATACTCCCTCGCGACTTTCTGCTTGTCAATGAGCCCTTTGCTATTGCTGCACAACTCTATTCCTCCTGGGACACATCTAACCCTATCGTGGATACCAAACTCGCGGGCAACCAATTCACCATCATGGCCGGTACATGTGACCAGATGGTATCTATTCAGAAGACACTACTTAATAATGACAATAGTTTTGACAGTAGTTTTAACTGTGTGGAAATTGCCATAGAGCCGTCGGGGGCAGTAGTCGGTTCAAGGAAAAAGTACAGTTTTTCGATTGACTACAACTCTCTCGGCCATAATATGACGGTCCAGGTCAGCGTCGTCGACGGCGAAGAGGGAGGAAAGCAAAGCAGCGGCAGCAAGCACCGCGTCAACTTCAGCAACATCGTCTCTTCCCAGTCTGGCTTCTTcagcttctcctcctccatgggGCAACTCTTTCAACTCGACACCTTCAACTCGACGGTCGACCGGCTCTCCGACGAGTTGGAAAAAATCCCTCACAAGAAGAAATGGACTACTATCATTGTATTGTCCTCCGTTCTCGGATCAGCAGCTGCCACCGTGGTCACGGTAGTTGCTGTGTATTGCTACTTCAACTCCAAGTACAGGGGGTGGAAGAAGGAGCTGGATCAGCTGGCCAAGTCCATCCAGCTGCTTCCAGGGGTGCCAACCCAATTCAGCTTCAGCGATATTCGAAGAGCAACCAACAACTTCCACGAGACGACGAAGCTGGGGCGAGGCGGGTTTGGCGCTGTGTATAGATGCAGGCTCCCTGGCGCCAAAAAGGGTGAGGCGCTCGAGGTCGCCGTTAAGAAGTTCAGTCGGGATGACAACCGACGTTATGAGGACTTCCTAGCAGAGGTCAGCGTCATCAATCGTCTCCGCCACAAAAATATCGTCCCTCTCGTCG GGTGGTCTTACAATAAAGGAGAGCCCTTACTTATCTACGAGTACATGCCTAATGGTAGCTTGGACCAACATCTCTTCAGGAGCGGTGGTAAACAGCAGCAACCAAATCAGATTAATAGGTGGGACACTCGTTATAACATGGTGAAGGATATTGCTACAGGACTGCACTATGTCCATCATGAGTATGAGCCTATGGTGCTCCACCGTGATATCAAGGCAAACAACATCATGATCGATTCCGCCTTCCAAGGACGCCTAGGGGATTTTGGACTTGCCTGTGTTGTGCCCGAGGGAAAGAAATCCTACACTGACATAGGCGCCCCTGGAACCCTTGGCTTCAGGGCACCTGAGTATGTTCAAAGTGGAAAGGCCACAACCAAGTCGGACATCTTTGCATTCGGGGTCCTCATTCTGGAGATTGTAACAGGCAAGGTGGCGGTTGATGCGCAGTTCTGTCATCTTACAGATTGGGTCTGGCGTCTTCACAAGGAGGGTAGGCTACTCGATGCTATTGACCCTCAGCTAACAACAGAGTTTCAAGCCAGCGATGCCAAGCGCCTGCTACTTCTCGGTTTGGCATGCAGCAACCCGAACCCATCGGACCGGCCAACTATGGTGGAAGCAGTGCAGATCATAACCAAATCGGCACCGCCACCAGACGTGCCTCTTGAGAAGCCAAGGTTTGTGTGGCCACCAGAAGGGCTTTCCTTGAGCTCTGACTACAGCACGGAGCTGAGCAGTTTGGGCAGCAGTCTGACAGTCAGGATCGAGATGACTGCAGGACATGGCTCTTCTGAGAACGGAGGCAATAGTTTGCACCACCGTCCCATCACTCCCATGGCAGGGCCTTCACAGGAGCTTTTCTCCATTTATCACACCGCTGAGTAG
- the LOC120710458 gene encoding 60S ribosomal protein L5-1-like, which yields MGFVRTQKANAYFKRFQVQFKRRRDGKTDYRARIRLINQDKNKYNTPKYRFVVRFTNKDITAQIVSASVAGDMVLAAAYSHELPRYGLEVGLTNYAAAYCTGLLLARRLLKLRDLDQEYEGNVEATGEDFSVEPADDRRPFRALLDVGLIRTTTGNRVFGALKGALDGGLDIPHSDKRFAGFKKDEKQLDAEVHHKYIYGGHVADYMRTLAEEESEKYQSHFSEYIKKGIKADDVETLYKKVHAAIRADPSVAKSTKESPKEHKRYNSKKLTHAERRSRLVERLNAFNSSGADNDQDEDN from the exons ATG GGGTTCGTCAGGACCCAGAAGGCCAATGCCTACTTCAAGCGTTTCCAAGTCCAGTTCAAGAGACGAAGGG ATGGAAAGACCGACTACAGAGCCAGGATTAGACTCATCAACCAAGACAAAAATAAGTACAACACCCCCAAGTACAGATTTGTTGTCAGATTT ACCAACAAAGATATCACCGCCCAAATCGTATCTGCAAGCGTTGCTGGTGATATGGTCCTTGCCGCAGCCTATTCACATGAGTTGCCACGTTATGGACTTGAAGTTGGTCTTACAAACTATGCTGCAG CGTACTGCACTGGACTTCTTTTGGCTCGCCGTCTTTTGAAGCTCCGTGATTTGGACCAGGAATATGAGGGCAATGTTGAG GCTACTGGTGAGGATTTCTCTGTTGAGCCAGCTGATGACAGGAGGCCGTTCCGTGCACTCTTGGATGTTGGCCTTATTAGGACTACAACTGGCAACCGTGTCTTTGGTGCCCTTAAG GGAGCACTGGATGGAGGTCTTGACATTCCACACAGTGACAAGAGGTTTGCTGGCTTCAAGAAGGATGAGAAGCAGCTTGATGCAGAAGTTCACCACAAGTACATCTATGGTGGTCATGTCGCGGACTACATGAGG ACACTGGCCGAGGAGGAGTCTGAGAAGTACCAATCTCACTTCAGCGAGTATATTAAGAAGGGTATCAAGGCAGATGATGTGGAGACTCTTTACAAGAAGGTGCATGCTGCAATCCGTGCTGATCCTAGTGTGGCAAAATCCACAAAGGAATCACCAAAGGAGCACAAGAG GTACAACTCGAAGAAGCTTACGCATGCGGAGAGGAGATCCAGGCTTGTTGAGAGGTTAAATGCGTTCAACTCCTCCGGTGCTGACAACGATCAGGATGAGGACAACTGA
- the LOC120705922 gene encoding serine carboxypeptidase II-1-like, translated as MYGTVNNQYASPNHQLPSFRSIPLVLHLHTSSTHPACSAALLQPAPPADPPRAPMAAAAALAAVLALSCCGAAAATAAAEADRIGSLPGQPPVNFSMYSGYVTVDAAAGRALFYWLIEAAGVPSESAPLVLWLNGGPGCSSVGYGASEELGAFRINADGRTLSLNAYPWNKVANMLFLDSPAGVGYSYSNTTSDLYNAGDNKTAHDSYTFLVNWLERFPQYKYRDFYITGESYGGHYVPQLSQVVYRNNKGVEKPILNFKGFMVGNAVIDDYHDYIGTFEYWWTHGLISDETYEKLRLACEFDESEHPSEECKKILEVAVAEQGKIDAYSIYTPTCKKTSVRKCWLIRGRTPWLPRGYDPCTEKYSTKYYNLPEVQKALHANVTGIPYAWVGCSDPIYEYWKDSPRSMLPIYRELIAAGKRIWVFSGDADSVVPLTGTRYSIDALSLPTVTNWYPWYDGKEVGGWCQVYKGLTLVTIRGAGHEVPLHRPRQGLKLFEHFLRDEAMPKPVHSIQTF; from the exons ATGTACGGGACAGTAAACAACCAATACGCTTCCCCGAATCATCAGCTACCATCGTTCCGTTCGATTCCATTGGTCCTCCACCTCCACACCTCGTCAACTCATCCAGCGTGCTCTGCTGCTCTTCTCCAACCAGCGCCCCCAGCTGACCCGCCGCGAGCGCCaatggcggccgccgcggctctGGCCGCCGTGCTGGCGTTGTCCTGctgcggcgccgcggccgcgacggcagcggcggaggcggaccgCATCGGCAGCCTGCCGGGGCAGCCGCCGGTCAACTTCTCCATGTACTCCGGCTACGTCACCGTCGACGCGGCCGCGGGGCGGGCGCTCTTCTACTGGCTCATCGAGGCGGCTGGCGTGCCCTCGGAGTCCGCGCCGCTCGTGCTCTGGCTCAACGGCGGCCCCGGGTGCTCCTCCGTCGGCTACGGCGCGTCGGAGGAGCTCGGCGCCTTCCGGATCAACGCCGACGGCAGGACGCTGTCCTTGAACGCCTACCCCTGGAACAAAG TGGCGAACATGCTGTTCTTGGACTCGCCGGCCGGCGTCGGCTACTCCTACTCCAACACCACCTCCGATCTGTACAATGCCGGCGACAACAAGACAG CCCATGACTCGTACACTTTCTTGGTGAATTGGCTGGAGCGATTTCCACAGTACAAGTATCGTGATTTCTACATCACAGGGGAGAGCTACGGAG GTCATTATGTGCCTCAGTTGTCTCAGGTAGTATACCGGAACAACAAAGGAGTTGAAAAGCCAATCCTAAACTTCAAAGGCTTCATG GTCGGAAATGCGGTAATTGACGACTACCATGACTACATTGGAACATTTGAGTACTGGTGGACGCATGGGCTTATCTCAGATGAAACCTATGAGAAGTTGCGGCTGGCCTGCGAGTTCGATGAATCCGAGCACCCGTCGGAGGAGTGTAAGAAGATTTTAGAAGTTGCTGTGGCTGAGCAAGGGAAAATTGATGCATACAGCATCTATACTCCTACCTGTAAGAAGACTTCAGTGCGTAAGTGCTGGCTAATAAGAGGAAGAACG CCCTGGCTTCCCAGAGGATATGATCCCTGCACCGAAAAGTACTCCACAAAGTACTACAACTTACCTGAGGTGCAGAAAGCTTTACACGCCAATGTCACTGGAATACCATATGCCTGGGTAGGCTGCAG CGACCCAATTTATGAATATTGGAAAGATTCACCGAGGTCCATGCTTCCTATTTACCGTGAACTTATTGCAGCAGGCAAACGGATATGGGTGTTCAG CGGTGATGCTGATTCTGTTGTCCCCCTCACTGGGACGAGATACTCCATCGATGCGCTCTCTCTACCAACAGTGACAAActggtatccttggtatgacggCAAAGAG GTTGGTGGATGGTGCCAAGTGTACAAGGGTTTGACACTGGTGACGATCCGAGGTGCGGGGCACGAGGTTCCCCTCCACCGCCCGCGGCAAGGCCTGAAGCTCTTCGAGCACTTCCTGCGCGATGAAGCCATGCCCAAGCCTGTACATAGCATTCAGACATTTTAG
- the LOC120705920 gene encoding lectin-like, whose protein sequence is MVTFPLHFFSRNRKAAASEELVHPLSPTCSSAPIYICRWSSAELSSHGAQGIFSWSGRRDMGASPSRHETSSDSPRAGEGRAVAVAASSAASGTGSNSNQAQSKRAPAPHMFHEIVAQEKAATAAELEDQVHGAGIYLAGKTKKYWVHEKTRCNCFMLFPRGLSITWSEDPRYWSWHPLKETSDSEVEAASLQNVCWLEIHGKLELSHLTPGVSYDVAFEVMLTEPAYGWTAPVNLRLKLPDGTVQERKEKMQERPRNQWMELKAGELKAQPGQKGEVEISLFEYDGGQWKRGLLVKGIKVVPKE, encoded by the exons ATGGTTACATTCCCTCTGCATTTCTTTTCCAGGAATCGTAAAGCAGCTGCTTCAGAAGAGCTTGTTCATCCGCTCTCGCCTACTTGTTCCTCTGCACCAATATATATATGCCGCTGGTCATCAGCTGAGCTTTCATCCCACGGCGCGCAGGGGATTTTCAGTTGGTCAGGCAGGCGAGATATgggggcgtcgccgtcgcggcaTGAGACGTCGTCCGactcgccgcgcgccggcgagggccgcGCCGTGGCAgtggcggcgagcagcgccgcttCCGGCaccggcagcaacagcaaccaGGCCCAATCGAAGCGGGCGCCGGCTCCGCACATGTTCCACGAGATCGTGGCCCAGGAGAAGGCCGCCACCGCAGCGGAGCTGGAGGATCAGGTGCACGGCGCAGGGATCTACCTGGCTGGGAAAACAAAG AAGTACTGGGTGCACGAGAAAACCAGGTGCAACTGTTTCATGCTGTTCCCCAGAGGGCTGTCCATCACTTGGAGCGAGGACCCCAGATACTGGAGCTGGCATCCCCTGAAAGAAACAAG TGATTCCGAGGTCGAGGCGGCGTCGCTGCAGAACGTGTGCTGGCTGGAGATCCACGGGAAGCTGGAGCTGTCCCACCTCACGCCGGGCGTCAGCTACGACGTCGCCTTCGAGGTGATGCTCACCGAGCCGGCGTACGGGTGGACCGCGCCGGTGAACCTCCGGCTCAAGCTCCCCGACGGGACGGTGCAGGAGCGGAAGGAGAAGATGCAGGAGAGGCCCAGGAACCAGTGGATGGAGCTCAAGGCCGGGGAGCTGAAGGCGCAACCGGGGCAGAAGGGCGAGGTGGAGATCTCCTTGTTCGAGTACGATGGTGGGCAGTGGAAGAGGGGCCTCCTCGTCAAGGGCATCAAGGTTGTGCCAAAGGAGTGA